The genome window GGGAAGGCGAGTTCCCGGGGAAGGGGGCGGCGTACTTCGTCGCGAGCGCACTCGCGTGCACGGTATTCTTCCCGCCGGCCGTCGCGGCCGCGGGGGTCCTCTCCCTCTCCGTCCTCGACGCGGTCTCCGCACTCGCGGGGAGGGCGTTTGGGAGGGTGAGGATTTGGGGGGCAAAGACACTGGAGGGATCGCTCGCGGGAATCGCGGCGAACACCGCGGTCCTCTCCCTCATCATCGGACCCGGGACGGCGTTCCTCGTCTCGGTGGTCGCGGGGACCGTGGAGCTCCTCGCTCCGGTCGACGACAACCTCCTCGTCCCCCCCGCGGCGTGCACCTGCCTCTCCCTCCTCCCGCCCTGAAAGGCCGCACTTTCCCCCCGCGATCCCATTGTTTATCCGCGGCGCGGGCGAAGGAATCCATGGATGGGACTGGGGAAGGCGGCGTACCTCAGGGCGATCACGAGGCCGGTCGTGGCGCGGTCCTGCCCCGCGGGCAGGACGATGGAGGGGGCGACACCGCCCGCGATCTTCGTCGGGAGCTGGAATTACCCGAAGGTCTTCGCGGGGCCCCTCGTCGCGCCCGTGCGGGGAGAATGCGGGATCATGGACACCCCGGAAGCGTGGATCCCGGCGGGGTGGACGCAGGAGGACATCCTCGCCTGCAGGCTCTCGCTCGTCAGGGGAAAGAGGTTCCACGATGTGACGCGCGTCGAGGACCCCTTCGCGGTCAGGCTGCAGGAGATCGCCCTCTCCTCGACCTCCCCGGGGGGCGAGGTCTCTTTCTCGAGGCCCCCCTCCGGGGTATCCCTCTCCGAGGAGCACGCCCCGCACGGGCCGAGCGCGCCGCTCGAGGACTTCAGGGTGGAGTGCGGCCGGTTCGATCCCCTCCTCGAGCGCTGCTTCCACGACGGCGACCTCCCTGCCGCGGAGGCGATCGTCTCCCTCCACGAGAGGGGGGTCCCGTTCTCCCGGATAGAAAAGGCCCTCTCGGCCGGGGCTCTCGGGGAAAGGCGCAAGAGGCGGCTCGTTCCCACGCGCTGGGCGATAACTGCATGCGACTCTGTCCTCGCGGACCACTTCCTCCGGCAGGTGCGGCGCAACAGGGTCATCGACGCGGTGAGGGTCCACGAGTTCTCGAGCCTCCACAACCACTACGCGGTCATCCTCCTTCCCACGCCGTGGGAGTACGAGTGGATAGAGGCATTCGTGAGGATCAGGGGGCAGGAGGAGGTCGTCTTCTCAGACCACGAGGGACCGCGGGGAAAACAGGAATATTCCTGCGTCGGCGGCTGCTACTACTCGTGCAAGATGGCCGTCCTCGAGGCCCTCGCCGCGTCGGGCCTCCAGGCGGGGGCGATCGTCCTGCGGGAGGCGCGGACAGGCTACGTGCCGCTCGGCGTCTTCAACGTCCGGGAGAATGTCCGGCAGGCGATGCAGCAGCCGTACAGGGAATTCGAGGACCTGCAGGGTGCCCTTCGGGACGTCTCCTCGCGGATGGTCCTCCCCGCGAACCGGTACATCGCGGAGAGCAGGCTGCTTTCAGACCGGCTGAGGGACCGCCAGGCAACCCTCGACAGGTTCACGTGAGGGGGGTCTCCCGGCGGCCCGCACGTGGGGGGACGCGCCTCTCCGCGGCCACCCCCACCCGCATCCTCCCGGGCCCGGGTCCCATGGGGAGGAGGAGGGCGCGGGTGGTGTGCCTGAGGGGGATTTGCCGCCGGGCGGCAAGTGAAATGGCAACGAAGATTCCTGAGTCGTCACTCACGTCTTTTCCGCGATGTCGACCCGGGCGGGCAGGTGTCCCTCGGGGAACCTGTACATCCCCACCGGAACGACGATATCGAACCGTGCCCCCCTGCCGTATTCGCCCGTTTCGCGGATGGAGATCTCCGTGATGGAGAGGATCTCGCGGACGAGGAAGAGGGAGCGGTTCTTCTTCCCCAGCGCGTCCTTCTCGAAGATGAGGCTCTTTTTCTCCTCGGGGATTCCCGCGCCGTCGTCCTCGAAGAAGATCGTCAGCCCCTGTTCGGATTCCCGGCACGACAGCGAGATCTCCGTCGCACCCGCGCCGTGCGCGATCACGTTCTCGATGAGGAAGTAAAAGACCTTCTCGAGGAGGGGATCGGCGTATATTTCGAGGCCCCTCACGTCGATCCGGTGCGAAATCCCCCGCATGTCGATGTGCGAGGCGGCGAGGAGGAACGTGAATGTGACGTCCTGCCACGCGGGGGGGTTCTGGCCGAGGCTCTGGAAGATCCTTGCGAATTCGAGTGTCTTCTCGAGGGACTGGAGCAGGGTCCCCATCTTTTCGAGGTACCTGTCCCTGTGCGGTTCGTGGTGGTCCTTTGCGGCGAGGTCGACGTACCCGGAGAGCGAGTAGAGGATATTCTGGATATCCTCGAAGGTTATCGCGTTCAGGATATTCAGCTTCTTCGTTGCGCGGTGGAGGGCTTCCTCCGCGAGGACCTGGTCGGTTATGTCCTCGGATATGCCGAGGAGGTAGCGCGGTTCTCCCTTGGTGTCGGGGACGGCGATCTTCTTTGTGTGGAGGATCCTCGTCCCCCTGTGTTTCGTGTGGATGCTCTCCCGCGGGATGTCGAGGATCTTGTTCCCGTCGAGGACCTCCCGGTCTTTCTCCCTGAAGAATGCCGCCTCGTGCGGGGGGAAAAAGTCGAAATCGGTCTTCCCGTACATCTCCTCCCTCGAATACCCGAGCAGCTGCTCGGCCGCCCTGTTGAAGCGGACGAAGGAGAGGTCCCTTGCGTCCTTCACGAATACCATGTCCGGGATATTCTCGATGATGGCATTCAGGAAGGTTTCGCTCTCGGAGAGGCGCTTCTCTACCCGGCACTTCTCGGCGATCTCGTTCTCGAGATCACGCATCTTCTTCTCGAGTTTCCGGAAGAGGACCTCGTTGTACTGGCGCAGTATCTCCATCTCCTCGCCGAGCGGCCTTGCAGGGGGCGGAGCGCGTTTCTCGCGGTACCTCTGGAGCACGTCGAGGATCAGCCGGGCGAGAACCTCTGTCTTCTGCGGTTTCACGATGAAGAGGTCGGCCCCGAGGCTCATCGCGAACTTCTCGTCGCGGGGATCGGTGTACGTCGCGGTGTAGAAGACGAACGGGATGTCCCTGAGCGTTTCGTCCGCCTTCCACCTCCTGCAGAGTTCAAAGCCGTCCATGACGGGCATCAGGATATCCGAAATGACCATGTCGGGAGGGTTTTTCCGCGCCATCTCGAGTGCGGTGGCCCCGTTCCTCGCGGAGGTGACGGTGTAGCCTTCGCCCCGGAGTACCGTCTCGAGGAGGTATAGGTTCCGCGCGTTGTCGTCGACGATCAGGATGGTGGTCATCCGGGTTCACCACGGGCTCCCTTCATGTGCAGGTATCCGTCAATCTGGTCCGCGAAGGTCATGGGATTGATCGGTTTCTCGATGTACCCGTTGCAGCCGGCAGCGAGGGCCTTCTCGCGGTCGCCCACCATCGCGTACGAGGTGAGGGCGACGATGGGGATATCCCCGAGGTCCGGGCGCGAGCGCATCTCCCTCGCAGTGTCGTACCCGCTCATGCCCGGTAACTGGATGTCGAGGAGGACGAGGTCGGGCCTGTGCGAGGCCGCGAGCTCCACGCCCTCCCTCCCGTCGCGCGCCCGCATCACCTCGTGGCCGCGTGCACGCAGGATGAAGCTCACGAGGTAGAAGTTCTGGTCGTTGTCCTCGATGTAGAGGATCTTCACGGCGACACCCCCTTCCCCGTGGGTATCGTGAAGGAGAAGGTGCTCCCCTTCCCCGGTTCGCTCTCGACCCGGATTGTCCCTCCCATCATCTCCACGAGTCTCTTTGATATCGAGAGGCCAAGCCCCGTGCCCCCGTACTGCCGCGTGAGTCCCGTGTCGACCTGGCTGAAAGGCTTGAATATCTCCTCCAAGTCCTCGGGCCTTATCCCGATTCCCGTGTCGCTCACGGCGACGTGGACGAACGGCCCCTCCCGCGTGCACCGGACGCGGACGTGTCCCGACTCGGTGAACTTCACCGCGTTCGAGAGGAGGTTGAGGAGAACCTGTTCCACGCGGCGCCTGTCGCCCACGACCTCACCCACGTCCGGCGCCACCTCGGCCTCGAGGGAGAGGCCCTTTGCCTCTGCCTGCGGCCTCATGGATTTCACGACTTTCCCTATGGCATCCTCCATGGCAAAGGGTTCGCGGGCGAGGGTCAGCTGGCCCGCCTCGATCTTCGAGATATCGAGGACGTCGTTGATGAGGGCGAGGAGGTGCTCGGCACTCTGGGAGATGATCTC of Methanolinea sp. contains these proteins:
- a CDS encoding response regulator — encoded protein: MTTILIVDDNARNLYLLETVLRGEGYTVTSARNGATALEMARKNPPDMVISDILMPVMDGFELCRRWKADETLRDIPFVFYTATYTDPRDEKFAMSLGADLFIVKPQKTEVLARLILDVLQRYREKRAPPPARPLGEEMEILRQYNEVLFRKLEKKMRDLENEIAEKCRVEKRLSESETFLNAIIENIPDMVFVKDARDLSFVRFNRAAEQLLGYSREEMYGKTDFDFFPPHEAAFFREKDREVLDGNKILDIPRESIHTKHRGTRILHTKKIAVPDTKGEPRYLLGISEDITDQVLAEEALHRATKKLNILNAITFEDIQNILYSLSGYVDLAAKDHHEPHRDRYLEKMGTLLQSLEKTLEFARIFQSLGQNPPAWQDVTFTFLLAASHIDMRGISHRIDVRGLEIYADPLLEKVFYFLIENVIAHGAGATEISLSCRESEQGLTIFFEDDGAGIPEEKKSLIFEKDALGKKNRSLFLVREILSITEISIRETGEYGRGARFDIVVPVGMYRFPEGHLPARVDIAEKT
- a CDS encoding response regulator, producing the protein MKILYIEDNDQNFYLVSFILRARGHEVMRARDGREGVELAASHRPDLVLLDIQLPGMSGYDTAREMRSRPDLGDIPIVALTSYAMVGDREKALAAGCNGYIEKPINPMTFADQIDGYLHMKGARGEPG